In a single window of the bacterium genome:
- a CDS encoding NAD(P)H-dependent oxidoreductase, which yields MNKIEQYKNLKAVYINTSLKKDPKKSHTGHLLTASAKILEKQQLTVENIHMLDYQVPPGVYPDMTKHGWSQDDWPKIWKKIKSSDILVIGTPIWLGEESSVCRVLIERLYAMSGELNADGQSIYYGKVGGCVITGNEDGIKHVAMSIGYALSHLGYTIPPQADCGWIGEAGPGPSYGDKKDDGSHVGFDNDFTMRNTTIMSWNLMHMASLLKQHPLPNHGNDRRAWKAGSRFDFENPEYRV from the coding sequence ATGAATAAAATAGAGCAGTATAAAAATTTAAAGGCAGTGTATATCAATACGTCCTTAAAAAAAGACCCAAAAAAGAGTCATACGGGGCATTTGCTTACAGCATCAGCTAAAATTTTAGAAAAACAACAGCTTACAGTAGAAAACATTCACATGCTTGATTATCAAGTACCCCCTGGTGTTTATCCTGATATGACCAAGCATGGATGGTCTCAAGATGACTGGCCAAAAATTTGGAAAAAAATAAAATCTAGCGATATTCTAGTTATAGGAACCCCTATTTGGTTGGGAGAAGAAAGCTCTGTATGTCGAGTCCTTATTGAACGATTGTATGCCATGTCAGGTGAACTCAATGCTGATGGCCAATCCATCTATTACGGTAAAGTTGGTGGCTGCGTGATTACAGGTAATGAAGATGGGATTAAACATGTTGCCATGAGCATAGGCTATGCATTAAGCCATTTAGGTTATACGATACCCCCTCAAGCAGACTGTGGTTGGATTGGTGAAGCAGGGCCTGGCCCCTCGTATGGAGACAAAAAAGACGATGGCTCTCATGTAGGCTTTGATAATGATTTTACCATGCGCAATACTACCATTATGTCCTGGAATTTAATGCATATGGCCAGTCTTCTTAAGCAACATCCACTTCCCAATCATGGCAATGATCGTAGAGCCTGGAAAGCAGGATCTCGCTTTGACTTTGAAAACCCAGAGTATCGAGTATAA
- a CDS encoding tryptophan-rich sensory protein, giving the protein MLNFNAMDMSSWYQSLVKPSWAPPAWVFGPVWSFLYLLILVSFFYVGFLAFKKKISFIILLPFLLNIVFNLLFTPLQFSLQNNVLALLDVILVFLTLIWAMIVIYPFAQWVTWIQVPYLLWVSFAMVLQASITYLNR; this is encoded by the coding sequence ATGTTAAATTTTAATGCAATGGACATGTCTTCTTGGTATCAAAGTTTAGTCAAACCATCTTGGGCTCCGCCTGCCTGGGTTTTTGGCCCAGTGTGGTCTTTTTTGTACCTCCTGATTTTAGTCTCATTTTTTTATGTTGGCTTTTTGGCCTTTAAGAAAAAAATTAGTTTTATCATTCTCTTACCTTTTTTACTGAATATCGTCTTTAATCTTTTGTTCACGCCTCTTCAGTTTTCTTTGCAAAACAACGTTTTGGCTTTACTGGATGTGATTTTGGTTTTTCTTACGCTCATTTGGGCTATGATTGTGATTTATCCCTTTGCCCAATGGGTGACGTGGATTCAAGTGCCATACCTTTTATGGGTAAGCTTTGCCATGGTCCTTCAAGCCAGCATTACTTATCTCAATCGTTAG